CTTCGTGAACGGCCTGACTGATACGGGAGTTGGCCAGGGTCGGAAAGAGGGTTTCGAAGGGGAGACCCTTCACCTCGATCTGTTCCATGCGGGCGTGCTGCCGCAACCAGCGGTTCATGAGCAGCACGCATCCTGCGGTATCGAGAACCATGATACCGGTATCCGAGGCATCGAAGACGGCTTCCAGGAACGGGATGTTGGTCGGTGTCATGGCGCGGATACGCTGTTCAGGAAGCCCCAGGTTTAGGTGGATGGAATCGGACGGCTATTCAAAACGCTCCAGGAGTCGGGCGAGCTGCTGACGCAGATTGCGCAGGGCGTCCAAACCGAGGAGCAGGACCAGATACCCCTGAATATGGGTTGTCGTGGTGCGGAATTGCACCACCAGGAAGAGAAGACTGGTGGGGTTCTCTTCGGAAGCCCCGAACAGGGGCATGATCAGATCCCGGCAAGAGCGTTGCAGGTACTCGGGGAAATGGCACTCCAGTTCGCCCTCCAGCATGTTGGCCAGGGTTCCCAGGCAGGCGTTGAGGAGAATGTTGCCGACTTCCAGCAGGCTTTCCCGTTCGAGTTCCGTGAGGTTACTGGCGGGCAGATCCTCCTTGAGGAGGGCGCGTACCAGATTCAGGCTGCTTTCCATGCCGTAAACCAGCATGGCCGTTCCGCTGAAGGATCCGGTGAAGACCTGGCGCACGGCGGCCATTTCGTCGCCGGAGGCGCTCTTTTCCATCAGGTCGATGGCCTCTTCCGGCGGGAGAAAATCGAGAAAGGGCAGGGAGAGGATGACCTCTTCGTCGAGCATT
This DNA window, taken from Magnetococcales bacterium, encodes the following:
- a CDS encoding chemotaxis protein CheC, giving the protein MFILTPQEQDALQELLNVGFGRAGASLSEMLDEEVILSLPFLDFLPPEEAIDLMEKSASGDEMAAVRQVFTGSFSGTAMLVYGMESSLNLVRALLKEDLPASNLTELERESLLEVGNILLNACLGTLANMLEGELECHFPEYLQRSCRDLIMPLFGASEENPTSLLFLVVQFRTTTTHIQGYLVLLLGLDALRNLRQQLARLLERFE